The following proteins are co-located in the Acropora palmata chromosome 11, jaAcrPala1.3, whole genome shotgun sequence genome:
- the LOC141859027 gene encoding uncharacterized protein LOC141859027 isoform X2, translated as MTSTIYTFQCWRGLRSDETPVFPPEFKLINTSYGLSIALSMIRLTSKLNFTKTTSFNLVLFVNVDSVRMVKERMMGEGAVDTQTAHFYVKNSHQSRDRTGPYLKESLITFIIGHWSVSRQVTSRHLSASNLDNVISLDGSQMRFCQRKLFPGFLGYCKTTLGSEETLNTDCFLRTGLIEGYMEFLQENWSDSVDTLRSLSCLILC; from the exons ATGACATCAACCATTTATACCTTTCAATGTTGGCGAGGTTTAAGATCCGATGAAACTCCAGTTTTTCCTCCAGAATTCAAGTTGATAAACACTAGTTACGGCTTATCT ATTGCTTTAAGCATGATTAGACTTACATCCAAGCTGAATTTCACGAAGACAACTTCATTCAACCTTGTGTTGTTTGTGAATGTGGACAGTGTAAGGATGGTGAAAGAAAGGATGATGGGAGAGGGAGCAGTGGACACCCAAACAGCCCACTTCTATGTTAAGAATAGTCATCAAAGCAGAGACCGAACAG GCCCTTATTTAAAGGAATCATTAATTACATTTATAATTGGGCACTGGTCAGTTTCACGACAAGTGACATCAAGGCATCTGTCTGCTTCAAATTTGGATAATGTCATTAGTTTAGATGGAAGCCAAATGAGATTTTGCCAGAGGAAGCTTTTTCCTG GCTTCCTGGGCTATTGCAAGACGACATTGGGCAGTGAAGAAACGTTAAACACAGATTGTTTCCTCAGAACGGGCCTGATAGAGGGCTATATGGAGTTTTTACAG gaaaactGGTCGGACTCAGTGGATACCTTGCGTTCACTTTCTTGTCTGATTCTTTGCTGA
- the LOC141859027 gene encoding uncharacterized protein LOC141859027 isoform X1 → MIIFSPDLNRVEQATIAKLPNFRGAFLAVGDAYDDCEIALSMIRLTSKLNFTKTTSFNLVLFVNVDSVRMVKERMMGEGAVDTQTAHFYVKNSHQSRDRTGPYLKESLITFIIGHWSVSRQVTSRHLSASNLDNVISLDGSQMRFCQRKLFPGFLGYCKTTLGSEETLNTDCFLRTGLIEGYMEFLQENWSDSVDTLRSLSCLILC, encoded by the exons ATGATTATCTTTTCCCCAGATTTGAACAGGGTGGAACAGGCTACAATAGCAAAGTTGCCCAATTTTCGTGGAGCATTTTTGGCTGTTGGGGATGCTTATGATGACTGTGAG ATTGCTTTAAGCATGATTAGACTTACATCCAAGCTGAATTTCACGAAGACAACTTCATTCAACCTTGTGTTGTTTGTGAATGTGGACAGTGTAAGGATGGTGAAAGAAAGGATGATGGGAGAGGGAGCAGTGGACACCCAAACAGCCCACTTCTATGTTAAGAATAGTCATCAAAGCAGAGACCGAACAG GCCCTTATTTAAAGGAATCATTAATTACATTTATAATTGGGCACTGGTCAGTTTCACGACAAGTGACATCAAGGCATCTGTCTGCTTCAAATTTGGATAATGTCATTAGTTTAGATGGAAGCCAAATGAGATTTTGCCAGAGGAAGCTTTTTCCTG GCTTCCTGGGCTATTGCAAGACGACATTGGGCAGTGAAGAAACGTTAAACACAGATTGTTTCCTCAGAACGGGCCTGATAGAGGGCTATATGGAGTTTTTACAG gaaaactGGTCGGACTCAGTGGATACCTTGCGTTCACTTTCTTGTCTGATTCTTTGCTGA
- the LOC141859024 gene encoding uncharacterized protein LOC141859024 isoform X1 translates to MAMEVLTKGPILDWTSDGKLYERFLEWKKKVSVLCKGLRMTKADPEFICLCIYQWSGERGQNILDKATFSEADLKNWEKHLEKLEEHCKPRGSKLVAATQYKVLTQGDMELPEYIEKCRQITDACGWPENAKDMALRNAILLGLKNPMVYQKCLEENQDTLTADRVIEIATDIYNSDCQRSIMQTLSTASAAATAIQQGSTQVHKLQGNDQEDGKSEKGHGKNFTSQDKDGMKRQDCYCCGARPAHPKSKCPAKDVICHNCGKKGHYQKCCKSKRAKPGKNRTFKQTQVHDLQTQPVEGNSQPPINPYPGPYLPLEPLQQYSSQPVLFHHIQTYHVKSINDTSSKHIKPLWLSAASEGPIHQVECEIDTGAGCNVMPLYMYKSLFGVNELMPTSVQIYGYGESPIANLGACIITIHTSNKQPQMATCQVTDTRGYLILGRTTAQQIGYIDFPVVTPPALSRVPQVHTSVNALRPNLDEVKTPICEMTNDAVILNGKRHCLPITKEYVLSEFKDVFEGIGKLPGGKYHIELYSPTCTAPTQGSARKEEGGL, encoded by the coding sequence ATGGCTATGGAAGTGCTGACAAAAGGACCGATTCTCGACTGGACAAGCGATGGAAAACTATATGAGCGTTTCCtagaatggaaaaaaaaggtttctgTCTTATGCAAAGGTTTAAGGATGACTAAAGCAGATCCAGAATTCATATGCTTGTGTATTTACCAGTGGTCAGGAGAGCGCGGTCAAAATATTCTCGACAAGGCGACGTTTTCCGAAGCGGATCTCAAGAATTGGGAAAAGCACCTCGAAAAATTGGAGGAGCACTGCAAACCGAGGGGAAGCAAACTCGTCGCGGCTACTCAATACAAGGTGTTAACGCAAGGAGATATGGAACTACCCGAGTACATCGAAAAGTGCAGACAAATTACCGACGCATGTGGATGGCCAGAGAACGCCAAGGACATGGCTCTCCGGAATGCAATTCTCCTTGGACTCAAAAATCCAATggtgtatcagaaatgtttggaAGAGAACCAAGATACACTTACAGCGGACAGGGTCATCGAGATTGCTACGGACATCTACAATAGTGATTGTCAAAGATCGATTATGCAGACTCTCAGCACAGCATCGGCAGCAGCCACAGCCATACAACAAGGGTCAACTCAAGTTCACAAGCTACAAGGAAATGACCAAGAAGATGGAAAATCAGAAAAAGGACACggaaaaaatttcacttccCAAGACAAAGATGGAATGAAGCGACAAGACTGTTATTGTTGCGGAGCAAGGCCAGCTCATCCAAAGTCTAAGTGTCCAGCCAAGGATGTAATATGTCACAACTGTGGTAAAAAAGGGCATTACCAGAAGTGTTGCAAAAGCAAGAGAGCAAAACCAGGCAAGAACAGAACGTTCAAACAAACTCAAGTACATGACTTGCAGACACAGCCAGTGGAGGGAAATAGCCAGCCTCCAATCAACCCGTATCCAGGCCCCTACCTGCCGCTTGAACCGCTCCAGCAGTACTCAAGTCAGCCAGTATTGTTTCACCATATTCAGACGTATCATGTTAAGAGCATTAATGACACTTCAAGCAAGCATATCAAGCCACTTTGGTTGAGTGCAGCAAGTGAAGGACCGATTCACCAAGTTGAGTGTGAGATCGACACTGGCGCGGGATGCAATGTAATGCCTTTATACATGTACAAATCGCTGTTTGGAGTTAACGAACTGATGCCTACTTCCGTGCAAATCTACGGATACGGAGAATCTCCGATAGCAAATCTTGGAGCGTGTATAATTACCATCCACACCAGCAATAAACAGCCACAGATGGCAACCTGTCAGGTGACAGACACTCGAGGATACCTTATCCTAGGTAGAACAACAGCGCAGCAAATTGGTTACATTGACTTCCCAGTGGTAACACCACCCGCTTTAAGCCGTGTTCCACAAGTCCATACGAGTGTGAATGCTTTACGTCCAAACTTAGATGAAGTTAAAACGCCCATATGTGAAATGACAAATGATGCAGTTATCCTGAATGGAAAGAGACACTGTTTACCTATTACAAAGGAGTATGTATTGTCAGAATTTAAAGATGTGTTCGAAGGCATTGGTAAACTGCCAGGAGGGAAATATCACATTGAACTGTACAGCCCAACCTGTACAGCACCCACCCAGGGCAGTGCCCGAAAAGAAGAAGGAGGCCTATAA